From the genome of Halobacterium sp. R2-5:
TCGAACGTCGACTGCTCGGGGACGTCCGGCGCGGAGAAGTCACCGGAGGCGTACGCCGCACACCACTCCCGCCACGGGCAGTCGGCGGCGTCGCAGTCCGGCGACTTCCCGCAGGCCACGCCGCCTAACTCCATGATCGCGTTGTTCCAGACTTCGGACTCGCCGTCGGGCAGCAGTTCGTTCGCGGCCGCCTCGAAGGCCGCGTCGTCGTCCGGCACGTCGAACGCGCGGTAGAGCACGCGCTTGACGTTCGTGTCGACGACCGCGTCGCCGTTGTTGAACGCGAACGACGCGACGGCGTTGGCGGTGTACGGCCCGACGCCCATCAGCTCCGAGAGTTCGTCGGGCGTCTCCGGGAACTCGCCCTCATATTCGTTCTCGACCTGCCGGGCGGCCTCGTGGAGGTACTTCGCGCGGTTGTTGTACCCGAGGCTGTTCGCCGACCAGAACCCGACGACGTCCGCGCGGTCGGCGGCCGCGAGGTCCGCGGTGGTCGGCCACCGGTCGAGGAACGCGTGGAAGGCGTCCTCGACGCGGGAGAGCTGGGTCTGCTGGCTCATCACCTCGGAGACCAGGATCGCGTACGGGTCGGTGGTCTCCCGCCACGGGAACTCGCGGTGGCCGTCCTCGTACCACGCGACGAGCGCGTCCCGCACCGCGTCGACGTCGCTGGGGAGCGCGTACTCCCCGTCCCCCTCGGTCATGGGCGGGCGTAGTTCGGTCGCGCGCTTAGGGGTGCTGGTTCGAGCCGCCGCGTTGCAGCCGCAGAGAACGCCCGCGGCGGTTAAGTCCCGGTCCGCGAAACTACGGGACAATGCGACGAAACGTCCTCCACGCGGTGGCCGTGACCGCCCTGCTCGTGACCGCCGGCTGCACCGGTCTCTCGACGGGTGGCGACGGGACGCCGGACGCGGCCCAGCTACAGGACGACGCGGCGGCCGCGATGGCGGACGCCGAGACGTACCGGATGGAGATGCGGATGAACGTCTCCGCAGGCGGTCAGTCGATGACGATGACCCAGGACGCGGTCTTCGACCACGACACCGAGCGGGCGCGCGTGGACGCGACGTCGGCCGGGCGGTCGACGACGACGTACATCGACGGCACGACGGCGTACGTGAACGCCGGCGGCGTCTGGCGCACCCAGGACCTCTCGGAAGTGGAGCCGTGGAACGACAGCTCGGGCATCCGCCAGCAGCGGTCCGTGCTCCAATCCGCGAACGTCACCGTGAACGGGTCGGCGACCGTCGACGGGGTCGAGACGACCGTGCTCTCGGTCGAGCCCGAGACCGAGGAGCTCCAATCGCTCGTCACCCAGCGGACCGGGAGCCTCGACGCCGTCGAAGTCGAGGACGCGACCTACCGGATGTACGTCGCCAACGACACCCACCGGCTGCGGCAGGTCGAGATGAACCTGGAGATGACCGTCGGCGGGCAGTCCGCGGTCGCCGACGCCACCACGACCGTCTCCGAGTACGGCGAGCCGGTGAACGTCTCGGTGCCCGAGGCGGCCACCGAGCGGGAGCAGGCCGCGCTCGCGCCCGTCGCGGCGTAGTCCGCGGGGCAACGAAAAGGCGTATGCCGACGCCAGCACACGCCTCGGGTATGAGCCTCGACGACCTCGAAACCGACGTGGAGCTGGCGTACGACGACCTCGACTACGAGTTCCTCGACCGCGAGAGCCGCCAGGAGCTCGCGATGCTGGGCGCCGCCCTCGACGCGGACACCGACGAGCTGCTGCGGCGCGCGGTCCACCTGCTGTTCCAGTCGACGACGGAGTCCGGCCGGCTGGACTTCCACCTGCGGTCGACGTACGACGTGACGTACGACGAGTACCTCTCCGGGATGACGTTCGACGAGATGACGGGCGGCGCGGAGTTCCAGCAGCCCGACGACGACCGGCGCTACCAGTTCTGACGCGCTCGGAACGCGGCGACGCGGGCGGAATCCGGGCGAGTTAAACCCGGGACGCGCCGACTACCGGGCATGGGAGACCGAACGCGACGGACGCGACGCGACGTGCTGCGCGCGACCGCCGGCGCCGGCGCGGCGGCGGCGCTCGCCGGCTGTCTCGGTGGCGGCGACGGCGAGGACGACGTCGAAGCGCTGGACGCCCCGGAGGGGACCGAAGTCGTGGAAGTCGGCCCGGACGGCAACTACGTCTTCGACCCGGAGGAGCTCACGGTTTCGACGGGGACGACGGTGCGGTTCGTCTGGCTGTCCGCGACCCACAACGTCGCCGTCACGAGCCAGCCAGAGGACGCCGACTGGTCGGGCCACGACACCATCGAGGACCGCGGCTTCTCCTTCGAGCACACGTTCGAGGTCCCGGGCCGCTACGAGTACGTCTGCACGCCCCACCGCGGCCAGGGGATGACGGGCGCAGTCGTCGTCGAGGAGTAAGAGGAGTTACTGGACGTCGCCGCTGTGGCCGTCGGACGGCCCGGCGCGCGTGACCTTCGAGTCGTCGAGGGCGTCGAGGAAGACGTCCATCGCGACGTCGATTTCGCGCTCCGTGACGTCCAGGGGCGGCAGCAGCCGCACGGTCTTGTACCCGCAGCCGAGCAGCAACAGCCCGCGCTCCAGGCACGCCTTCACGACGGCCTCGCGGCGGTCCTTGGTGTCGAACTCGACGCCGAGCATCAGGCCGTTCCCGCGCACGTCGACGACGAATTCGGGCGCGTCGTCCGCGAGCACTTCCTCGACCTGCCGGCCGCGCTCGGTGACGTTGTCGAGGACGCCGTCGCTCGTGATGGCGTCGATAGTGGCGACGCCCTGCGCGGCCGCGAGCAGGTCGCCCGCGCCCCACGTCGAGGACAGCCGGCCGGTCTCGTCGGGGAAGAGGTCCTCGCTGGCGACGGTCGCGCCGACGCGCAGGCCCTTCGCGGACGTGATGACGTCGGGGTCGATGCCGGTGTGGTCGACGCCCCAGAGCTCGCCCGTGCGGCCGAGCCCGGACTGGATCTCGTCGGCGATGACGGGGATGTCGTGGGTCGCCTGAATCGCGGCGATGTCGTCGGCGAACTCGTCGCTCGGGACGCGGTAGCCGCCCTCGCCCTGCTGGGGTTCGAGGATGAGGTACGCGACCTCGTCGGGGTCGACGACGCCGCGCTCGGGGTGGAGCTTGTCGGCGACGACGTTCCCGCCGGGGCCGTTGGTCTTCCAGCCGCAGTCGCACTCGCCCTCGCAGGCGCAGTACGGCGCCGAGACCACGCCGCCGATCTCGGGGAAGCCGCGGCGCTGGACGGCCTTCGAGCGGTTGAGGGAGAGCGCGCCGAGCGTGCGCCCGTGGAACGCGCCGTCGAACGTGAACGCGCGGTGGCCGCCGTTCGCGTAACAGATCTTGATCGCGTTCTCGACGGCTTCGGCGCCCGTGTTCGAGAGGAAGGCGGTGTCGAGGCCGTACTCCTC
Proteins encoded in this window:
- a CDS encoding A/G-specific adenine glycosylase; this encodes MTEGDGEYALPSDVDAVRDALVAWYEDGHREFPWRETTDPYAILVSEVMSQQTQLSRVEDAFHAFLDRWPTTADLAAADRADVVGFWSANSLGYNNRAKYLHEAARQVENEYEGEFPETPDELSELMGVGPYTANAVASFAFNNGDAVVDTNVKRVLYRAFDVPDDDAAFEAAANELLPDGESEVWNNAIMELGGVACGKSPDCDAADCPWREWCAAYASGDFSAPDVPEQSTFEGSRRQKRGRAVGALREHGELELDELGPRVRVDYGGDTGREWLRDLLVDLADDGLVELEDRGEETVARLAT
- a CDS encoding DUF6612 family protein, which gives rise to MRRNVLHAVAVTALLVTAGCTGLSTGGDGTPDAAQLQDDAAAAMADAETYRMEMRMNVSAGGQSMTMTQDAVFDHDTERARVDATSAGRSTTTYIDGTTAYVNAGGVWRTQDLSEVEPWNDSSGIRQQRSVLQSANVTVNGSATVDGVETTVLSVEPETEELQSLVTQRTGSLDAVEVEDATYRMYVANDTHRLRQVEMNLEMTVGGQSAVADATTTVSEYGEPVNVSVPEAATEREQAALAPVAA
- a CDS encoding aspartate aminotransferase family protein, with translation MDRETAEPSVRSLPGEKAEQWVEYHHEHAAPSTYVYEFVWDITEDAEGPFCRDVDGNVLMDFTSHVAAAPFGYNNPKIMDRLEEFDVVDPSKIAGQDFYASGGWPPEDADLPTSTQLLHRLTDLTEEYGLDTAFLSNTGAEAVENAIKICYANGGHRAFTFDGAFHGRTLGALSLNRSKAVQRRGFPEIGGVVSAPYCACEGECDCGWKTNGPGGNVVADKLHPERGVVDPDEVAYLILEPQQGEGGYRVPSDEFADDIAAIQATHDIPVIADEIQSGLGRTGELWGVDHTGIDPDVITSAKGLRVGATVASEDLFPDETGRLSSTWGAGDLLAAAQGVATIDAITSDGVLDNVTERGRQVEEVLADDAPEFVVDVRGNGLMLGVEFDTKDRREAVVKACLERGLLLLGCGYKTVRLLPPLDVTEREIDVAMDVFLDALDDSKVTRAGPSDGHSGDVQ
- a CDS encoding plastocyanin/azurin family copper-binding protein, coding for MGDRTRRTRRDVLRATAGAGAAAALAGCLGGGDGEDDVEALDAPEGTEVVEVGPDGNYVFDPEELTVSTGTTVRFVWLSATHNVAVTSQPEDADWSGHDTIEDRGFSFEHTFEVPGRYEYVCTPHRGQGMTGAVVVEE